Proteins found in one Ovis aries strain OAR_USU_Benz2616 breed Rambouillet chromosome 19, ARS-UI_Ramb_v3.0, whole genome shotgun sequence genomic segment:
- the ZNF502 gene encoding zinc finger protein 502: MLNMQGAEEREIGREICPGWMNKSASEQDGTDIESPGVASKRSQEDEYQDSTFEEKHICENMKENPPREAPGPRFFREGFGAITFIHKEAPPEMISQQYHLERSLLLTSSLVTHLRVSTEESLHKWETNSIHSNEISGQSKCLTLSTQKKSWKCGECGKTFTQRSSFTQHQRTHTRPYTCEECGKTFSRSSFLIRHQRIHTGVKPYECEQCGKTFRCRSFLTQHQRIHTGEKPYKCNECGNSFRNHSHLTEHQRTHTGEKPYKCNRCGKAFSQNTHLIHHQRIHTGEKPYLCNECGSSFRKHSNLTQHQRIHTGEKPYKCDECGKTFHTKANLSQHQRIHTGEKPYKCKECGKAFCQSPSLIKHQRIHTGEKPYKCKECGKAFAQSTPLTKHQRIHTGERPYKCSECGKAFIQSICLIRHQRSHTGEKPYKCNECGKGFNQNTCLTQHMRIHTGEKPYKCQECGKAFAHNTSLTEHHRTHTGEKLYKCSECEKTFRKYAHLSEHYRIHTGEKPYECVDCGKFFRHSSVLFRHQKLHSAE, translated from the exons ATGTTGAATATGCAAGGAGctgaagagagagagattggaaGAGAGATTTGTCCAG GTTGGATGAACAAGTCTGCTTCAGAGCAGGATGGCACTGATATTGAGTCGCCAGGGGTAGCATCAAAGAGATCCCAAGAGGATGAATACCAGGATTCTACATTTGAAGAAAAACATATATGTGAGAACATGAAGGAAAACCCTCCCAGAGAGGCTCCTGGACCACGGTTTTTCCGAGAAGGTTTTGGAGCAATAACGTTTATCCATAAGGAAGCACCTCCAGAAATGATTAGCCAGCAATATCATTTAGAGAGAAGCTTGCTTTTGACCTCAAGTCTTGTTACGCATCTCAGGGTTTCTACAGAAGAGAGCCTACATAAATGGGAGACAAATAGCATACACAGCAATGAGATTTCAGGCCAAAGTAAATGTTTGACCCTCTCTACACAGAAAAAATCTTGGAAATGTGGTGAATGTGGAAAAACCTTTACTCAGCGCTCATCCTTTACCCAGCATCAGAGAACTCATACAAGACCCTACACATGTGAGGAATGTGGGAAAACTTTTAGTCGTAGCTCATTCCTTATTCGACATcaaagaattcatactggagtGAAACCGTATGAGTGTGAGCAGTGTGGGAAAACATTTAGATGTCGATCATTTCTTACTCAGCATCAGAGaatccacactggagagaaaccgtataaatgtaatgaatgtgggaatTCCTTCCGCAATCATTCACATCTCactgaacaccagagaactcatactggagaaaaaccttacaaatgtaatAGATGTGGGAAGGCCTTCAGTCAGAACACACACCTCATTcatcatcagagaattcacactggtGAGAAACCTTATTTATGCAATGAATGTGGCTCTTCTTTTCGCAAACACTCAAATCTTAcacaacatcagagaattcacactggggagaaaccatataaatgtgatgagtgtgggaAAACTTTCCATACAAAGGCAAacctctctcagcatcagagaattcatactggagagaaaccctataaatgtaaggaatgtgggaaagccttttgTCAGAGCCCATCCCTTATTAAACACcagcgaattcatactggagaaaaaccgtataaatgtaaggaatgtggCAAAGCTTTTGCTCAGAGCACCCCACTCACtaaacatcagagaattcatacaggAGAAAGACCCTACAAATGCAGTGAATGTGGTAAAGCTTTCATTCAGAGCATTTGCCTTATTCGGCATCAGAGAAGtcacactggagaaaaaccctATAAATGCAATGAATGTGGAAAGGGCTTTAACCAGAATACCTGCCTCACTCAGCATatgagaattcatactggagagaagccttataaatgtcaagaatgtgggaaagcctttgcTCACAACACATCTCTTACTGAACATCACAGAACTCACACTGGTGAGAAGCTCTATAAATGTAGTGAGTGTGAGAAAACCTTCCGGAAGTATGCACACCTTAGTGAACATTACAGGATTCACACTGGTGAGAAGCCTTATGAGTGTGTtgactgtgggaaattctttagACATAGTTCAGTCCTTTTCAGACATCAGAAACTTCACAGTGCTGAATAA
- the KIAA1143 gene encoding uncharacterized protein KIAA1143 homolog, translating to MSKRNQVSYVRPAEPAFLARFKERVGYKEGPTVETKRIQPQLPEEDGDHSDKEDEQPQVVVLKKGDLSAEEVMKIKAEIKAAKADEEPASADGRIMYRKPVKRSSDEKYAGLSASSKKKKTKEEDERNKQDSVEKSSRKQIKNSSLLSFDNEDENE from the exons ATGAGCAAGCGGAACCAGGTGTCCTATGTGCGGCCAGCCGAGCCGGCCTTCCTGGCCCGCTTCAAGGAACGGGTCGGCTACAAGGAAGGGCCCACCGTAGAAACCAAG AGAATCCAGCCTCAGCTCCCAGAAGAAGATGGTGATCACAGTGACAAAGAAGATGAACAGCCCCAAGTGGtggttttaaaaaagggagaTCTGTCAGCTGAAGAAGTCATGAAAATTAAGGCGGAAATAAAGGCTGCCAAAGCAG ATGAAGAGCCAGCTTCAGCTGATGGAAGAATTATGTATCGAAAACCAGTCAAGCGTTCCTCAGATGAAAAATATGCAGGTTTATCAGcaagctcaaaaaagaaaaaaacaaaagaagaagatgaaagaaataagCAGGACTCAGTTGAAAAGAGCTCACGAAAGCAGATCAAAAACAGTAGCCTCCTTTCTTTTGACAATgaagatgaaaatgaataa
- the ZNF501 gene encoding zinc finger protein 501, with product MSSSQISLHMKHQRFNRQKKPSECSECGKCFTQRPPLTQHQRIHTGEKPYVCTECGTCFRKQSNLTQHLKIHTGEKPYKCNECEKAFQTKAVLIQHLRIHTGEKPYKCSECGKAFCQSPSLIKHLRVHTGEKPYKCSECGKAFSQSICLTRHQRSHSGDRPYKCNDCGKGFNQSTCLMQHWRIHSGEKPYTCTKCGKAFTQNSSLVEHERTHTGEKHIYKCSECEKTFRKQAHLSEHYRIHIGEKPYECADCGKSFRHSSALVQHQRLHAGE from the coding sequence ATGAGTTCCAGCCAGATTTCACTGCATATGAAACATCAGCGATTTAACAGGCAGAAGAAACCTTCAGAATGTAGTGAATGTGGAAAGTGTTTTACTCAGAGACCACctcttacccagcatcagaggattcacacaggagagaagccCTATGTATGTACTGAATGTGGAACTTGCTTCCGTAAACAGTCAAATCTTACTCAACATCTTAAGattcatacaggagagaaaccttataaatgtaatgaatgtgAGAAAGCTTTTCAAACAAAAGCAGTCCTCATCCAGCATCTGAGAATTCATACTGGGGAAAAACCATATAAATGCAGTGAGTGTGGCAAAGCCTTTTGTCAGAGTCCATCCCTTATTAAACACCTGCgagttcacactggagagaaaccctataaaTGTAGTGAGTGTGGCAAAGCCTTCAGTCAGAGTATATGCCTTACTCGTCATCAGAGAAGTCATTCTGGAGATAGACCTTATAAGTGTAATGACTGTGGGAAAGGCTTTAATCAGAGCACATGCCTCATGCAGCATTGGAGGATCCACTCAGGAGAGAAGCCCTATACATGTACCAAATGTGGTAAAGCTTTCACTCAGAACTCTTCCCTTGTTGAACATGAGAGgactcacactggagagaaacatATTTATAAGTGTAGTGAGTGTGAAAAAACCTTCCGCAAGCAAGCACACCTTAGTGAACATTACAGAATTCACattggagagaaaccttatgagTGTGCTGACTGTGGGAAATCCTTCAGGCACAGCTCAGCACTTGTGCAACATCAGAGGCTTCATGCTGGAGAATAA